A genome region from Terriglobales bacterium includes the following:
- a CDS encoding CoA-transferase codes for MREVVAELVPDGCSVALGLQMEQMIPFAAGHEIIRQKRRNLTLIGPISDVLFDQLIGAGCAERVIAAWVGNVVMGSAYNFRRACEEENPGTPGQKLKVTNMSNFSVALALQAAAMGVPFLPTRTALGSDVARENEFFVEMESPFAGGDGSVTRPGRVGDPPLHEKLHAVKAIVPDVVIVHVQRADAQGNAHCWGGFGVMLEGVRAAKRVIVVAEEIVPAEVISSDPNRTVIPG; via the coding sequence ATGCGGGAAGTCGTCGCCGAGCTGGTCCCCGACGGCTGCTCGGTGGCGCTCGGCCTGCAGATGGAGCAGATGATCCCCTTCGCCGCGGGGCATGAGATCATCCGCCAGAAGCGGCGCAACCTGACGCTGATTGGGCCCATCTCCGACGTCCTGTTCGACCAGCTCATCGGCGCCGGGTGCGCGGAGCGGGTAATCGCCGCCTGGGTGGGCAACGTGGTGATGGGCTCCGCCTACAACTTCCGCCGGGCCTGCGAAGAGGAGAACCCGGGGACGCCCGGCCAGAAGCTAAAGGTCACGAACATGTCCAACTTTTCGGTCGCGCTGGCGCTCCAGGCGGCGGCCATGGGCGTCCCTTTCCTGCCCACGCGGACTGCGCTGGGCTCGGACGTGGCGCGCGAGAACGAGTTCTTCGTGGAGATGGAGTCGCCGTTTGCGGGTGGGGACGGGTCTGTGACCCGTCCCGGGCGGGTCGGAGATCCGCCCCTACACGAGAAGCTGCACGCCGTGAAGGCTATTGTTCCGGACGTCGTCATCGTGCACGTGCAGCGCGCCGACGCCCAAGGCAATGCCCACTGCTGGGGAGGCTTCGGAGTGATGCTCGAGGGCGTGCGCGCGGCCAAGCGGGTGATTGTCGTCGCCGAGGAGATCGTCCCGGCCGAAGTCATCTCCAGCGACCCCAACCGCACCGTTATTCCTGG